A genomic stretch from Aedes albopictus strain Foshan chromosome 2, AalbF5, whole genome shotgun sequence includes:
- the LOC109420697 gene encoding CD63 antigen, which produces MSLSTSANLVKYLLFLFNFLFVITGITIMAIGLTVQGAYHNFREILDPQFFSVPTFLVVIGSFIFIIAFFGCCGAYKENYCMTLTFSILLVFIFILELAAGISGYVLRNDTYNMVSSTLQSSMAKYGGTTNNEITYIWDEIQVDFDCCGVYNSSDWGKTNDKLFNATFLPMSCCRTTTGAIGAVHCMDPDHPETLRKTGCVTSFGNFIKAHAVSLGAAGIAIAVIQFFGVLFACYLSKQIKLQQGHTGF; this is translated from the exons ATGTCTCTCAGTACCAGTGCAAACCTGGTGAAATACCTCCTGTTTCTGTTTAACTTTCTTTTCGTG ATAACCGGTATCACGATTATGGCCATTGGCCTCACCGTGCAGGGTGCCTATCACAATTTCAGAGAAATCTTGGATCCACAGTTCTTCAGCGTGCCTACATTCTTGGTAGTAATTGGCAGCTTTATCTTCATTATTGCATTCTTCGGATGCTGCGGTGCCTACAAGGAGAACTATTGCATGACGTTGACT TTCTCGATCCTATTGGTGTTCATCTTCATCCTGGAACTGGCCGCCGGAATCAGTGGATACGTGTTGAGAAACGATACCTACAACATGGTTTCCAGTACGTTGCAGAGCTCTATGGCTAAATACGGAGGCACTACGAACAATGAAATCACCTACATTTGGGACGAGATCCAAGTTGAT TTCGACTGCTGCGGAGTCTATAATTCCTCCGATTGGGGCAAAACTAACGACAAGCTCTTCAACGCAACCTTCCTGCCGATGAGTTGCTGTCGAACAACCACAG GTGCCATCGGAGCGGTTCACTGCATGGATCCCGACCATCCGGAAACTCTGCGCAAGACAGGCTGCGTCACCTCGTTTGGAAACTTCATCAAGGCGCACGCAGTTAGCTTGGGAGCGGCCGGAATTGCCATTGCAGTGATACAG TTCTTTGGAGTGCTATTTGCGTGCTATCTATCGAAGCAAATCAAACTGCAGCAAGGCCACACCGGATTCTAA